The window TGCGACTATTGTtttgagctgcgtatatttcaatacaacaagtattgtaggaaagacagGGCATGGATCAACGCCTGGAATTGTGATtttgtagtcattagtgagacttggatgcaggaggggcaggactggcagctcagtattccggggttccgttgttttagacgcGACACatcgggagggattaaaggaggacgGGTGGCGTTACACGTTAGGGAAAAATGTCAAGGCAGTGCTCAGTCAaggcagactggagaactcgtctagtaagcatttatgggtagaactgaggaataaaaaaATGTATGACCGCGTTCATGGGAATACATTATAGACGACCTAACAGTCCGCGGGATTGAAAGGAACAAATTTGTGGAGAtccagactgttgcaagaaacataaggttgtgatagtaggtgattttaacttcccgcatattgactgggaacaggagtagatgggatagagtttatcaAAAGTGTTCAGGAAAAtgtccttaatcagtacgtagcaGTCCCAACACGAAAgcgtgcaatacttgatctcctattagagaATGAGGCAGGCAGGTGACAGGAgtttgtatctagtgatcattaagttttaaagtaaatatgcaaaatgaTAGGTCTAGTCCGagggctgagattctaaattggaaaaaaaaggccaaatttgatagTATCAGGAAGGAAATGGCaggtatggattgggacaggttgttttctggcaaaggtgtacttggtaagtgggaggccttcaaaagtgaaattttgagagtacaaagcttatatatgcctgccagaataaaaggtaaagatgatagatttagggaaccttggttttcaagagatattgaggctgtgGCTCAGAAAACAAAGGACGTGCATAGGCTGGTAGGAACAAAGGAGGTTCttctggagtacaagaaatgcaggaaaacacttaagaaataaatcaggagctaaaagaaggcatgagtttgcCATAGCAGACAAGGAGTAGGAGattcctaagggattctacaaatatattaagagcaaaacgaTTGCAAGGGGCAAAATTGGTCCACTGGAAGGTTAGAATGGCAATTGATTGTGGAGCaaaatgaaatgggagagatcttaaattggATTTTTTGCATTTCTATTTATTcaggagatagagacagagactatagaagtgaggcaaagcaacagTGAAGTCCTGTACTCTatacagattgcagaggaggaggtgtttggtgtcttgaggcaaattagggtggataaatccgtaggtgttcccttggaccctttGTGAGGCAAGCCCAGAAATAGCAGGGGACCTAGCAGTGGTATTTAAGCATCCTTAGCTacgagaattggaggatagctaatgttgttccgctgtgtAAGAAAgggtctaaaaataaaccaggaaattataggccggtgaaccTGACGTCAGTAgcgagaaagttattggaaggcattctgaGGGATCAGATATGTGAGTACGTGGATAGACATGGACAGATTGGGGAAGGtcaacctgactttgtgtgtagtaggtcatgtctaaccaatcttatagagttttctgaggaagttaccaggaaacttgatgaaggcaaagcagtagaTATTGTCTAATGGACTTTAACAAGCATTTGACAAGCTCCCGCATGGGAGATTGATCAAGGAGGCTCAGTCGGTtgtcattcaggatgaggtagtaaattggattagacattggctttgtgggagagggttgcctctgactggaggcctgtgactagtggagtgccgcagggactGGTGCTAGGTCCATTATCATATAGATCATCGATGTGGATGACAAACAATAACGTGGTTAactgtatcagcaaatttatggatggctcaaagattgggggtgtagtggacagcgaggaggcCTGTCATGGCTTGCTGAGGAATCTgcatcagctagaaaaatgggctgataaatggcagatggaatttaatgaagacaagtgtgaggtgttgtactttggtaggactgaccagggtaggtcttacacagtgaacagctgggcactgaagagtgcagaagaacaaagggatctgggaatacaggtccataattcattgcaaGTGGCAGCAGAGGTAGACAGCGTCATAACGGAAGCTTTAGGCAgatttgccttcataaatcaaagtattgtgtacaggaggTACACAAtacctgagaggggatcttattgaaacatataagattattaagggattggacacgctggaggcaggaagcatgttccagctgatgggtgagtccagaaccagaggccacaatttaagaataaggagtaggccatttagaacggagttgaggaaaaactttttcacccagagggtggtggatgtatggaaggctctgccccagaaggctgtggaggccaagtctctggatgctttcaagaaagagatggatagagctcttaaagatagcggaatcaaaggttatggggataaggcaggaactggatactgattgtggatgatcagccatgatcacagtgaatggcggtgctggctcgaaggaccgaatggcctactcctgcacctattgtcattGAGGTGGAatttatgttgaggttgtatgagacattggtgaggcctaatttggagtattgtgtgcacttctAGTCACCAACCCatggaaaagatgtaaataaggttgaaagtgcACAGTGAttccacaaggatgttgccaggactggaagacctgagttataaggaaaaattgaataggttaggactttattcctgggaacttagaagattgagaggagatttgatagaggtataaaacattatgaggggtagatAGAGTAaaagtaagcaggctttttctactgaggttggatgggagtACAACTAGacgtcatggtttaagggtgaaaggtttaaggggaacatgagggaaaactgatTCACTCTGAcggtgaatgagctgccagcccaagtggtgcatgtgagctgaaATTGAATAGGTACGTGAGTGGGAGGGGTCTGGAGGGTAATGGTCGCGGTGCAGGTTAATGGTGGTAgacaatttaaatggttcagcatggactagatagctGAAgctcctgtttctgtactgtacttttctatgactctgtggcttTCTCTCAGCACGAAGATCCATACCCGAGCTCCCGGGAGTTTTCTGCTCATGAGCAGAAGTGCTGGTGCCATTTCTGCTGAGCGTGCACATTGCTAGGGCCGTGGCTGAAAGGTGGATTCCTTGTTTGGAGGGGGGGTGGTTTCAGCGATAGGTGACACTTCCAgtgttcctcccccacccccgccagTCGGTAGGGTGTGTTTGGAATCGCAGGTGGAGGGAATGGGGGTAGATGATCAGATGCTGCTAGGCTCCAAATATCTAAAGCCAAGGATTAGGAACTCAGAACAAATATATAGTCCTAAATTAATCTTGGTTGACCAGTCTACCTTCAGGTTACTGAAAATGAAATTTCATAGGGATTGCTCGCTCCGTGATTcctttgtccactcatcccttaTTACTAATCTTCTTCCAGTACTTGTAAGCAGCCTAAGTGCTCCTcccgcccattcacctcctccctcacctccattcagtccttccagctgaggcaacatttcacctgcgaatctgctggggtcgtctatcgtgtccggtgctcccgatgcgacctcttctacactggtgagacccgtcgtaaatctGGGGAGTACTTCATTGAGGActtccgctccatccaccaaaatcaGAATcttccggtggccaaacattttagttCCCATTCCCGTTTCCATTCCGACAGGTTGGTCCATGGTGTCCTTTTCCAAGATGAAGTCACCcttaggatggaggagcaacacctgtattccatctgagtagcctcctaCTCAATGGGAAAAGAAAATCCTTTCCCCCTGCCCTCTGCTTCTTTTCCCCAGTCTGGCCTCTTACCACatctacctgcctatcacctcctcctctctcctatcagattctctcccctccagccctttacctttcccacccacctggctttacctgtcACCTGTTCAGTGGTCcgcaaccaccgggctgcgaggaaacgctatgaaacgatatgagtcagctgcacctttcctcattcttgtcacgcccactgttgaactcgaACACACCCCCAcccgtcggccagtccgcaagaatattgtcaatattaaaccggtctgtggtgcgcaaaaggttggggacccctgttctagttaatcatccttcccctcccccatgttCATATCCTAAAGCAGGGCCATGGCCCGAAACCTTGATTGTTCGTTAATTTCCAtacattctgcctgacctgctgagttcctctaccatTTCGTGTGAGTTGCTTTGAGTTTCCCGTATATGCacactttctcgtgtttatgaaaaTGTCGTTTAGTGCTGCGCGAGAAAGAGGAACAAGATCCTTCCATCAGCTTTAGTTCTTGAGAAGATCACCATTGTTCCCCCTCCTGTTGTTCTGGGCCTCCCTACCCATGACAGCATGCCTTATACCATTCTCAGTGGGtagataatgatatcaaacacctttgtcctgggtAACAAGTGACttgtagctttcacatcacaaaggCGTCACACTCCAGTGAGAAAGATGACTGCCCCACCCCTTTCACTTTCATTGGCATTGGCATTGATGAGTTTATCGCTGTCAATcatcgggggggtgggggtggtgggacgGGACAGAGTAACTAGAAAACCTCCAGGAGCAGCCATGTGATATGTGTTCTTTGTAGTGCTGTGGGACATGATCAGAACTTGAGCCAAGTCACAACTGGTAGAAATGGCCCATTCTGATAGAGACAGGAAAACAGTCAGGGAATTTGATGGCCAGTCGAGATGCCTGATCCGTGCCCAGTTAGAAGTtgatttgttcctccaacctcgcTGTAACGGTGTTATGTCAGAGTTCACCGTAGAGACTAAAATGATCTCACCTGAAATGCTGTCCTTCAGCCATTGATgtcttttgtaaatctttttacaggttaggAACCACAATGAATTTTGAATGGGAATTTCAAATACAGcatctctgtccagatatttaaggagTGACCAGATATTTCCTTTGTAATGCCAATATATCTGTTGTTGATCCTTGAAGATGAAGAAGTGTCTCATCGCAACTGAAAACGAGCCTTGTGTCTGAACTGAAGCTTTCTGTTCTAACTCAGTGCAATCCCACTGGAACCAGGGTGCTGAAACACACCAGCATTTTCGAGATCAGTTCTTCAACTACACAGGGATTCACTGTGTCTGACTTCTGAATTGCCAGAGAACTGACCGCAGGGAGATAATCATTCTCCTTTtctcagtgtgggaagggattcactcactcagcCGACCTGCAGGCTCACCGGTGTGTTCACAgtggggagcggccattcacctgctgtgtGTATGGGAGCGATCATCCAGCCTGAAGATACATCAGGAGGATCACACTGGTGAGAGGTCGTTCACCtcctcagattgtgggaagagaCTCAGTCACCCAGCCCACTGAAGACGCACCAGTGAGTTCACAaaggagagaggccattcaatTGCTCTGTATGTGGGAAGATATTCACTCGGTCATGCAATCTGCTGACACACGAGCGAGCTCAAACTCAGGAGAGGCTGTAcaactgctctgaatgtgggaagggattcacccagTCAACCTGCCTatagacacaccagtcagttcacactggggagaggctgttcatctgcttggtctgtgggaagggattcactcagtcatctcaactgaaggtacatcagtgagttcacactggggagaggccgatcacttgctcagactgtgggaagggattcatttggTCACCTGATCTATTGGCCTacaggtcagttcacactggagagatgcCGTTTACCTGttccgttcacctgttcagttcCACCTccttagactgtgggaagggattcactcagtcatctcaactgttggcacaccagtcagtttacACAGGAGAGAGGCTATTCACctactcagactgtgggaagggattcacttcatcatctGACCTactagcacaccagtcagttcacgcTGAGGAGAGTCTGTTCATCtgttcagattgtgggaagggatttcctCGGGcatttcaactgaagctacatcagcaagttcacaccggagagagaaCTTTCACTGActctgactgtgggaagggattcactcagccATCCAACCTACTtgcacaccagcaagttcaaaCAGGAGAGAGGCAGTTCAACTGTTCTTTAAGTGGGAAGgagttcactcagtcatctcacctacaggcacaccagtcagttcacactggagaaaggccattcacctgcttagactgtgggaggggattcactcagtcccaactgaaagtacatcagcgagttcatgcCGGAGAGAGgtctttcacctgctcagacagtggaaagggattcactcaatcatcccgCCTACTGTTACACCAGTCACTTCATACTGCGCAGTTCAGCTACTCAGACTGTGCgaagggattcactctgtcatctcaactgaaggtgcatcagcgagttcacactgcaccgaggccgttcacctgctcagactgtggcaAGGGATTTACtctgtcatctcaactgaaggcacaccagcgagttcacactgcagagaggccgttcacctgctcagactgtgggaagggattcactcagtcatccagcctacagatacaccagtcagttcacactggagtgaaaccgttcacctgctcagactgcgggaagggattcactcagtcatctgacctactggcacaccagcgagttcacactggggagaggccgttcatctgctcagactgtgggaggcgATTCACGcactcatccaacctacagagacatcagtctattcacactggggagaaaccgttcacctgctcggtctgtgggaaaggattcactcagtcgtctGACCTACTggcgcaccagcgagttcacacaggggagaaaccattcacctgctcaaactgtggaaaaggattcactcagtcatctcagctgaaggtacatcagcgagttcacactggagtgaggccgttcatctgctcagactgtgggaagggattcactcggtcgttTCAGCTGAACGTGcaccagcgagtccacactggtgagaggccgttcatctgctctgaatgcgggaagggattcactcagtcgtccaaccttgtgacacactaccgagTCCACACGAGATAAAAAGTTTAACTATCCTGCCTGCTGGATACTTAACCATCACAGCTGCTGAATCCAGAGGCAAGTTTAAAAGTGACCATTGGTGTTGaattctgcaattattgctgctgctcgtcacacccagttctgcaccctggacACTGGGCATGGCAGGTCTCTCCTGCCGGTGTTTATCTTTAATAAGACTGCAGTTTAGTATTCGGCATGGAATAAACAAACTCCTTGCATCACTTTTGGTTCTTTAGCAAATCACCTTTGTTGAGCATCATCTGGTTCTGGATCCTTCTGCCAAGTGAGACCATTGTTCATACTGTCCTGTCTGTGTGTATAGTGATAATGAGTACCACTGCCCTGGGTAACAAGTGGCCTGTAAATTTCACACCACAAATGTCCCATACATTAACAATTTGCAAAGAGAAATTCTAATCACCTGCCCTTGACATTCATTGACTTTGCCATTGACCATCACCTCAAGGTCACAGTGATCAGAAGGTCGGCAGGAGCAGCTGTGTGAGTACCGTGAGCTCCAAGTAGGGCAGTGGGGCATGCCCAGAGCTGTGGGAGCCATAACAATGGACAGAGGCACGCGGAGCCAGATCACAGGTGGACAACGGGCATGATTATCCCATTCTGCTGCGGACAGGTAGGCAGCCAGGGAAATTGATGCTCAGTCCAGACGCCTGAAATCTGATGAGACAGAGGATGAGGATTTGTTAACTTCCATGGAGCTTCACTGTtacagtgtgatgtcagagctCGCATTGGAGACTAAAGCTATCTCGTCTGAGATAGCCCTTCACCCATTAATGTATTTTGTAAAATGTTACGGGGTGGGAAAACAAAGGATTTGTGAGTggcaatctcaaacacaacaactCATCAGTTCTGTGAATCTCAGTTCACCAGCACTTGAACACCATCAATCTTTGAATGTTGCATTGGCGATGCTAGGTAGCATCCAGGTAGATACCACACCAGTTGTAGCAAGTAGAACCCAGACATGTGTTCAGAGTAGGGGTGAGGTTTGAATGAGCCAACCTGGAGGTAAACCTTGTAAATTGTCTTCAAGTTATTAAAGGAGTGAATGAATATTTCCTTTGTAACACCAGTGTATTAGTTGCCAATCCATAGGAAAGAAGGCATGTCTCATTCCAGCTTGAAGTGTGCATCTGCTTTATGTCTGAAATGAACTTTCCTATTTTAacttctcattgaaacccactggAACCAGGACTCTGAGAATGCTCCAGCATATCTTCACTAGAGATTAGACACTCTACTGCTTGAAATGTGGGAGGGAGTCACTACGTCATCTGACCCGGTGAGACATCTTGAGAGTTCACAGCAGAGAAAAATCATTCATCTgctctgtgtgtgggaagggattcagttgttCACCTGCTCTGTGTATGGGAAGAGTTGTAATCAGACAAgtgtgattgttggtgtcagattcTACAATTATTGCTGCTGTTCACCACACCTGGTACCGAACCCTGGTCATTGGGCACAGGAGGTGTTTGTTCTAATGACAGTAGTTTTAATTGGGCTAGAGTTaaatattgtggatctgtcataaataaatcagttctatctTAAATCTTGTGTCTCATGTCCCTACTGACTGCAGTACACTCAATGTGCAATAGAAACCATTTTGCCCCTCCgctccctgccagtgttcttgtTCCTTCTCCTCCCATCATCCAGTCGCGAAGTTCTTTGTCTCTGTTCACTCACTTCTCCCTGAACTCCATCCCTGCTGCTCTCCTCAGGCTGCCCCTGTAGTGACAGGTTCCCAGTGGTCACCACTCTGGATGAGGAGGTGACATCAGCGATCAACTGGTCCCTAACAATTGGCACTCGTTCTTCCTTCAAACTTTATCTCCTTGTGCGCAGGGGCAACAGTCCAGCTCCTGTCACTGaactgctctgaaatttctgcgcAGAATTGTCAATCTTACATGGATATTGGCCAATTGAAATCTTGTGCAGCTTCTAATGCCTTGCTTGCATACATAGAATACTTACCGTGATACATTCTTACAGGTGGTAATAACCAAGAAAGCTGCACACAATTCACActtacaaactgctggaggaacagcaaatcgggcagcatctatggaggggaataaaatgttgatgtttcagactgagacccttcatcacctgctctccccccccccatcccaacCCCTTCTCCCTATTTTGGGGTCACTccttcctgccccccccccaacctctgGGTCAAACCTTTCACCAGTCCCCAGTACTTGGCTTGCTCACACACCCCCTTGCCCCCTCCCTGGGTCACTCACTTTTCTATCCCCTGTGCCTCTGGGATAACCCCCAGTATCGctgccccctccctcccccccccatctctgGACTGTATCCTTTCTCCTGGATGTATCTGTCACCCCTTTCCCCGATGTATCTGTCaccattttatgccctctctccttcactaGGTCACTCCCTTCCCCCCCAACTCCTGTCTATTGGTGGATTCAGTCCCCCACTTGGTCTGGGTCCCcactttcccctctgtttctaggTCACCCACTTTCCCAACCTGACAACTTCCATCACTGGGTCACAACTACCCCTTCCTTCTAAATCCCCACTTACTATTGTCTCTGGGTCACTGCTTCCCACCTCCCCTCCTGTCTCCAGATCTCCCATTTCCTCTCCCCCCATCTATTGGTCTCCCACTTCCCTCATCTCCCCCTACCCTGTCTCTGGGTCTCCGTTCTCCCTCACCTCTGGGTTCCACCTCCCCTTGTCTCTATGTCACTCCTACCACCCCTCACTACGACCCTCttgccccctccctccctctgtcactgtgTCAGTCTGTCTCACTGCCCCAATTTTCTGGGGTGCacaccctctcctccctcctctagCCCCATCCTGTTTCTGAACACCTTCATCTATCTGGTCTCTAGGGCAGCTCCCCGCTGTGTCTGGaacatccccctcccctcttaCCACATGCCCCACGTCCACCCTCTCATCTCCGTGATGCCCACCTCTTCCCACCATCAGGCACTCCtcatacaacctcctcatctctggggCGACCTCTCCCCGTCCACAAAGGGATATCCCCTTTCTCCTCCTCTCACCCCTGAAACCATCTCTGgataccctccccctcccatctccgGGATGACCCCTATCCACATCTCAGGAAAGGCCCCCTCTTGGGATGACCACTCTGCCATTTCTGGGATGCCCAGTACACCCCGTCTCTGGTATGTCATCATCAGTCCCTTCTTACGTCTCTGGAATAACCCTCCAAATCCCCTTCTCCCGAATTCCTCCTTCCCCACTCCCAGACCTGATTCAGGGATGCCCCCTTTCCTCTTGCTGAACATGTGTCTGTGGCATCGCATTCCTCTCCTCCTTGCTCTGTGAGTCACCCATTCCACTCCCCGATTCCTATcacacctcctcccccccccttgtctctGGAAGCCCACTTTTCCATTCTATCCCCCCACAGAGTCTCTGGGATGCCCTCATCCCCCAATCTTCACCCCCCCCATTCCCCAACCCTCAGCTCTGGGATGCAACTTTACCATGTTCCCCTCTTTCTGGGACACTCCcagccttcccctctccccatctcccccatcGCCCATCTCTGGGATGACCACTTTCCTATGTATCTGGCATGCCACCGTTCTCTGAGACACCCCCCCCCATCCCTAAGATGGCCCCCTACAGCATCACCAACCTCCCATCTTTGTGAAGCTCCCTTCACCCTTTTTTCCTCTCTTGCTATCTGCATCCACTGTCTCTGCGATGTGTCCACCCCTCGTATCTGGTGTCTGGAATGAACATCCATGCTCTCCTCTTCTCTAGAACACTGCCTCCCCACTGCCCTCCCCCCATCTGGGACTCCTGAATCCCAATGTCCCAATGCCCCCCCCACCGGCCCCCTCTCCCACCTCATCCCTGAAAGACCCCTTCCCCCTGCCTCCCTTCTCCAGGGTGACATCATGAGCACAGGACCTTCACATCCCACCTGAACCCTGTTCCTAGGGCGTCCTTTTCCCCGTCCTACCTGTCTTTTAGACAGTCTCCCAAGTCTCTGGGTCTCCCTGCCCACCCTTCCCCCTTCCAACACTGTGTTGCCCCCTTTCTGGCTGTTCTCCAACCCCACCTCCCATTCTTTACGACACACACTTTCCCCCTCAATTCCCCTTCTATCACTCCTTCATCCCATCTTTGGGatacccctctcctcctcctgtctctgtgtccctttTACAACActaccccaccaccaccatctgCGCCCCTCTTCCCCATCTCTAGGTCATTTCCTTTTCCAGCTTACTGCACCCCCTGTCCCCAATCCCTGTGATGTACCTTTCCCCCATTGCTCTTCCCCCTCAATTCTCCTACAGTCACCCCCTTCTTCCCATCTCTGGTCTGCCCCTGCCCCCTTCTTGTCAGTGAtttgcccctacacccctcaccttcacccctttccccttctctcttggTGGCTCCCTTCCCTCAAACCCTTCTGCCCCTGGGATGCCCATCCCCCTCTTCCCCATCTCTAGGGCACCCATTTTGCGCCCAAATCCCATCTTTGGAAAGCCCTCCTCCCTGGTGTCCTCTACCATGTCTCATCATGTCACCCTCATACCCTCGCCCCTGTCTCTGAGGCATTCACTCCATTCTTCTCTGGGATATCCACTATGTCCTGCCCCTGTCTCTGAAATACCCCTCCACCTTCACTGGGACACTCTCtgcccccattcaccccatctgcCCAACTCTGTGAAGTACCCTTTCTCCTCCCCACCAACTCTGGCATGACCCCTTCCACCCACTTCCACACCCGTGTCTGGGATGATCTCACCCCAGGACGAAGCTTTCCACACCCCATCTCTGAGACAGTCCCTCGCTTCAGTCTCTGGGATGACCCCTTCCTAATTTTCCTCCCTCTCCCAGTCACCTACCCCCCCCTCCTCTGGGATGCCCCCATCCTACCCCAGCCCAACTCTGGGATTCTCTTCCCCATCTCTGGGACCCCTCTCATTTCCCCAAACTCACAACAGTAAACTCCTTGAGCAGGGACTGTGGCCGGTGTTTAATTGTAAGATGGTCAATCACCCCAGAACGGTGACTGCTAACTACAGGGGAGTTTGTGCCCCAACCTTTGTGAGCTATGGC of the Mobula birostris isolate sMobBir1 chromosome 32, sMobBir1.hap1, whole genome shotgun sequence genome contains:
- the LOC140191099 gene encoding uncharacterized protein, producing the protein MPFTCSVHLFSSTSLDCGKGFTQSSQLLAHQSVYTGERLFTYSDCGKGFTSSSDLLAHQSVHAEESLFICSDCGKGFPRAFQLKLHQQVHTGERTFTDSDCGKGFTQPSNLLAHQQVQTGERQFNCSLSGKEFTQSSHLQAHQSVHTGERPFTCLDCGRGFTQSQLKVHQRVHAGERSFTCSDSGKGFTQSSRLLLHQSLHTAQFSYSDCAKGFTLSSQLKVHQRVHTAPRPFTCSDCGKGFTLSSQLKAHQRVHTAERPFTCSDCGKGFTQSSSLQIHQSVHTGVKPFTCSDCGKGFTQSSDLLAHQRVHTGERPFICSDCGRRFTHSSNLQRHQSIHTGEKPFTCSVCGKGFTQSSDLLAHQRVHTGEKPFTCSNCGKGFTQSSQLKVHQRVHTGVRPFICSDCGKGFTRSFQLNVHQRVHTGERPFICSECGKGFTQSSNLVTHYRVHTR